A region of Chitinophaga horti DNA encodes the following proteins:
- the ligD gene encoding non-homologous end-joining DNA ligase codes for MQQETQTRNGAVKLNGHQVQLTNQSKIYWPEEKITKGELVDYYLSVADIMLPHLKNRPMSLHRFPNGIKGVSFYQKDLDVKNIPDWLKTVAIHASSTGKDVDYLLCNNEATLAYMANLGCIEVNPWLSRTTNLDNPDYIVLDLDPEDISFKHVIDTALCIRDILEEMDIGSYVKTSGSTGLHIYIPVACKYEYEVCRFFAQHVATEAHERMPDVTSITRAKAQRKHKVYIDYLQNSFGQTVAAPYSARPKPGATVSAPLLWKEVTGKLKISDYHIGNMHKRLDKVGDLWKEIHKQRNDLKAIIKNMDQN; via the coding sequence ATGCAACAGGAAACCCAAACGCGGAACGGCGCCGTGAAATTGAACGGGCACCAGGTACAGCTAACGAATCAATCTAAGATCTACTGGCCAGAGGAAAAGATTACGAAGGGAGAGCTGGTAGACTACTACTTATCGGTGGCGGACATTATGCTGCCTCACTTAAAGAACCGCCCCATGTCGCTGCACCGCTTTCCCAACGGCATCAAGGGTGTCAGCTTTTACCAGAAGGATTTGGATGTGAAAAACATTCCCGATTGGCTGAAGACAGTCGCCATCCACGCCAGCTCTACCGGTAAAGATGTAGATTACCTCCTCTGCAATAACGAAGCAACACTGGCTTACATGGCGAACCTTGGTTGCATAGAAGTAAATCCATGGCTATCGCGCACCACCAACCTGGACAATCCCGATTACATTGTGCTGGACCTTGACCCGGAAGATATCAGTTTCAAACATGTGATTGATACGGCGCTTTGCATCCGCGATATACTGGAGGAGATGGACATCGGGAGTTACGTGAAAACGTCCGGCTCAACCGGCTTACATATTTATATACCTGTGGCGTGCAAGTATGAGTACGAAGTATGTCGCTTTTTCGCTCAGCACGTGGCAACGGAAGCGCATGAACGTATGCCCGACGTAACCAGTATTACCCGTGCAAAGGCACAACGTAAGCATAAAGTATACATCGACTATTTGCAGAACAGCTTTGGTCAAACCGTGGCGGCGCCTTACTCTGCGCGGCCTAAGCCAGGGGCCACCGTATCAGCCCCATTGCTGTGGAAAGAGGTGACAGGCAAATTGAAAATCAGCGACTATCACATCGGAAATATGCATAAAAGGTTGGATAAAGTGGGCGATCTGTGGAAAGAAATCCATAAGCAACGGAATGATCTTAAGGCAATTATCAAAAATATGGATCAAAACTGA
- a CDS encoding SDR family oxidoreductase, with amino-acid sequence MQKTNEKQEIRPPQHQDHQPGVETEMIPKPVAEPRSDPRKGRLEGKVAIITGGDSGIGRAVALAFADEGADVVISYLEEEEDAYHTRREVEERGRKAVCVPGDISAETHCEELIAEAMSSFGKIDILVNNAAVQYPQESIEDITAQQLQKTFSVNIFSMFYLTKAALRHMSKGACIINTTSVTAYRGSANLVDYSSTKGAIVSFTRALSAQLADKGIRVNAVAPGPVWTPLIPATFPADHVAEFGSDVPLKRAGQPTEIAPSYVFLASDDASYITGQVLHPNGGEVING; translated from the coding sequence ATGCAAAAGACAAACGAAAAGCAGGAAATTCGCCCGCCACAACACCAGGACCACCAGCCTGGCGTGGAAACCGAAATGATACCAAAGCCAGTAGCAGAACCGAGAAGTGATCCCAGAAAAGGCCGCCTGGAAGGTAAAGTAGCCATCATCACCGGTGGCGATAGCGGCATCGGCCGCGCCGTAGCATTGGCGTTCGCCGACGAAGGCGCCGATGTTGTCATCTCTTATCTTGAAGAAGAAGAAGATGCCTACCACACCCGCCGCGAAGTAGAAGAACGTGGCCGTAAAGCCGTGTGCGTACCTGGCGACATCAGCGCAGAAACGCATTGCGAAGAACTGATCGCCGAGGCGATGAGCAGCTTCGGTAAAATAGACATCCTTGTCAACAACGCCGCCGTGCAATATCCGCAGGAAAGTATAGAAGATATTACCGCACAGCAGCTGCAGAAAACATTTTCGGTAAACATCTTTTCGATGTTTTATCTCACTAAAGCGGCATTACGACATATGTCCAAAGGTGCGTGTATCATCAACACTACCTCTGTAACGGCCTACCGCGGCAGCGCTAATCTGGTCGACTACTCGTCTACCAAAGGCGCTATCGTAAGTTTTACCAGGGCGCTGAGCGCGCAGCTGGCAGATAAAGGCATCAGGGTAAACGCAGTGGCCCCGGGCCCGGTGTGGACGCCGCTGATACCGGCCACCTTCCCGGCCGACCATGTGGCGGAATTTGGTTCGGACGTGCCTTTGAAAAGAGCCGGCCAGCCGACTGAAATTGCGCCCAGCTATGTATTCCTGGCTTCTGACGATGCCAGTTATATCACAGGACAAGTATTACATCCAAACGGAGGAGAAGTGATAAATGGATAA
- a CDS encoding DUF6528 family protein encodes MKKLLLLAPLYCSAQAPQPTMILAEQSQHRIIIVEPYTGKTTWEWKPDSAHANWFKHPSDAKVVYNGKYVITCASGGGVAMIRIRDKRTMFYAYAGGNTHSVEILPDGNLVSASSTGNFMTVFKVDTTSKSTYQKQIPLPFGHNVVWDKQRKLLWSAGAHYLYRYKYNFDCERPDFQLIDSVSIPGKEGHDLFPVFDRDSLWLTSVTHFARVDAATRKMDTMHVKTVSNIKSVSSGPPGYPTIVIVPKESWWTDEVLDIQGKSVFRQAGLRIYKARWALFNDFSYDGNDWRQCK; translated from the coding sequence ATGAAGAAGTTACTGTTACTCGCACCTCTCTACTGCTCGGCCCAGGCGCCGCAGCCGACCATGATACTGGCGGAGCAGTCGCAGCACCGGATCATTATCGTAGAACCGTACACGGGTAAAACTACCTGGGAATGGAAGCCCGATAGCGCACACGCCAATTGGTTCAAACATCCGAGCGACGCGAAGGTGGTATACAATGGTAAATACGTGATCACGTGTGCCTCTGGCGGCGGTGTTGCCATGATCCGCATCAGGGATAAGCGCACGATGTTCTACGCTTATGCGGGCGGCAATACGCATAGCGTGGAAATACTGCCCGACGGCAACCTCGTGTCTGCCTCCAGTACGGGTAACTTTATGACAGTTTTTAAAGTAGATACAACCAGTAAATCAACCTATCAGAAGCAAATTCCGTTGCCTTTTGGGCATAACGTGGTGTGGGACAAACAGCGTAAGTTATTATGGTCGGCGGGTGCGCATTACCTGTACCGCTACAAATACAATTTTGATTGCGAGCGGCCCGACTTCCAGCTGATTGATTCCGTATCCATCCCAGGCAAGGAAGGCCACGACCTTTTTCCGGTATTCGATCGTGATTCGCTATGGCTTACGTCTGTCACGCATTTCGCGCGGGTAGATGCAGCTACCCGAAAGATGGATACAATGCATGTGAAGACGGTATCGAATATCAAAAGCGTATCCTCCGGGCCTCCGGGTTATCCGACGATTGTAATTGTTCCGAAGGAAAGCTGGTGGACAGACGAGGTGTTGGACATACAAGGAAAAAGTGTTTTTCGCCAGGCCGGATTGAGAATATACAAAGCACGCTGGGCGCTCTTCAACGACTTTAGCTATGATGGCAACGATTGGCGACAATGTAAGTGA
- a CDS encoding DNA topoisomerase IB, producing MDKLTTIVTDPVAIAKAVHLRYVSASSKGFTREKKGDGFIYLDKEGNEITDEDTLKRIRGLVLPPAWQDVWICPYANGHLQATGIDTMGRKQYRYHTSWQKVRNETKYDRLYLFGQQLPRIRKQITKDLRRKQLDKQKVIAIALRVMEETLIRVGNASYEKLYGSHGLTTLRNQHVKVAGSTAFFKFKGKKGVMHKIELKHAALTRLLKKVRDIPGHELFQYYEGDTIHSLDSGEVNEYLKNCTAEEFTCKDFRTWAGTVHALNMMAELAPFETLAECKKNIVGIIDGVACKLGNTRAVCKKYYIHPRLFEMYEAGTITPYITSLTSKRKAAQGALGAEEKCLLTLLKQLLSVRKTSRRAA from the coding sequence ATGGATAAACTTACTACCATCGTAACAGACCCTGTCGCCATTGCGAAAGCGGTTCACCTGCGGTACGTTTCCGCATCATCAAAAGGGTTTACCCGCGAAAAGAAAGGCGACGGGTTTATTTACCTCGATAAAGAGGGTAATGAGATTACCGACGAAGATACATTGAAACGCATCCGCGGGCTGGTGTTGCCGCCAGCCTGGCAGGATGTGTGGATATGCCCCTATGCGAACGGGCATTTGCAGGCCACCGGTATCGATACCATGGGGCGAAAGCAGTACCGTTACCATACCAGCTGGCAAAAGGTGCGTAACGAAACGAAGTACGACCGCCTGTACCTTTTCGGCCAACAGTTACCGCGCATACGAAAACAGATTACCAAAGACCTGCGCCGTAAACAACTGGATAAGCAGAAGGTGATCGCCATTGCCCTGCGGGTGATGGAAGAAACGCTTATTCGTGTAGGCAATGCCTCGTACGAAAAGTTATATGGCTCGCACGGCCTTACCACGTTGCGCAACCAGCACGTAAAGGTGGCGGGCAGTACTGCATTCTTCAAGTTTAAAGGTAAGAAAGGTGTGATGCACAAGATTGAATTGAAGCATGCAGCGCTTACCCGTTTGCTGAAGAAGGTGCGTGATATTCCCGGGCATGAATTGTTTCAATACTATGAAGGCGATACCATTCACAGCCTGGACTCCGGCGAGGTGAATGAGTATCTCAAGAACTGCACGGCCGAGGAATTTACGTGCAAAGATTTCCGCACATGGGCCGGTACGGTACACGCTTTAAATATGATGGCCGAACTTGCGCCATTCGAAACACTGGCCGAGTGCAAAAAAAATATTGTGGGAATTATCGACGGTGTGGCCTGCAAACTGGGGAATACACGCGCCGTTTGTAAGAAATATTACATCCACCCCCGCCTGTTCGAAATGTATGAAGCAGGCACTATCACTCCTTACATCACTTCACTTACCTCTAAAAGGAAAGCCGCCCAGGGGGCTTTAGGGGCGGAGGAAAAGTGCTTACTTACGCTACTAAAGCAACTTTTGTCCGTCCGTAAAACATCCCGCAGGGCGGCTTAG
- a CDS encoding lmo0937 family membrane protein yields MSGLLYLIAVILIIGWLLGVFVYSTTGLIHALLVLAIIAILINIIRGRNPV; encoded by the coding sequence ATGAGCGGCTTGTTATATCTTATTGCAGTAATTCTCATCATAGGATGGTTACTGGGTGTGTTCGTATACTCGACCACCGGCCTTATTCACGCCTTACTGGTGCTGGCCATTATCGCTATTCTTATAAATATTATCAGGGGTAGAAACCCGGTTTGA
- a CDS encoding sigma-54-dependent transcriptional regulator, protein MAKGTILIIDDEEQLRKLMGRLLALEGYTILEAANGRNALKLLEREEVQVILSDVKLPDANGVEMVVTLRQKYPETEVIVLTAYGNIPDGVQAIRNGAFDYITKGDDNNRIIPLVSKAMDKSLLQFRVKALEKKISGKYGFDNIIGQSAEIKAAIALAQKVAATDVTVLLLGETGAGKEVFAQSIHQGSERRTQPFVAVNCSAIGKELLESELFGYKAGAFTGANKDRTGFLEEANKGTIFLDEIGEMPMELQAKLLRVLETREFYKVGDAKPVKVNIRIIAATNRNLETEIEQGHFRADLYYRLSSFTIKLPSLNERRKDIPQLAHFFISSLAPKLNKHVEGMSEPFMTALQHHHWKGNIRELRNVIERAIILADSATLEPVDLPIDFHWEQHPGTGNGFKLADVEKQHIIKTLQHTKGNKTKAAELLDIGLTTLYNKLKEYSIHS, encoded by the coding sequence ATGGCAAAAGGTACCATCCTGATTATCGACGACGAAGAGCAGTTGCGCAAGCTGATGGGGCGTTTATTAGCCCTCGAAGGGTATACTATACTCGAAGCGGCTAACGGCCGTAATGCCCTCAAGTTGCTGGAGCGCGAAGAAGTGCAGGTCATCCTCTCCGACGTTAAACTGCCCGACGCCAATGGTGTTGAAATGGTCGTTACCCTGCGACAAAAGTACCCCGAAACTGAAGTGATCGTGCTCACCGCTTACGGTAACATCCCCGATGGTGTACAGGCCATTCGCAACGGTGCGTTCGACTATATTACGAAGGGCGACGATAACAACCGCATTATTCCCCTCGTGAGCAAAGCGATGGACAAATCGCTGTTACAGTTCCGTGTAAAGGCGCTGGAGAAGAAGATCTCCGGCAAATATGGCTTTGATAATATCATTGGTCAGAGTGCCGAAATAAAGGCTGCTATTGCGTTAGCGCAGAAAGTGGCTGCTACGGATGTTACTGTGCTGCTACTCGGCGAAACCGGCGCTGGTAAAGAAGTATTCGCACAATCCATTCACCAGGGCAGCGAGCGGCGTACGCAGCCCTTCGTAGCCGTTAACTGTAGCGCTATTGGTAAAGAGCTGCTGGAGAGCGAACTGTTTGGCTACAAGGCCGGCGCGTTCACCGGCGCCAATAAAGACCGGACCGGCTTTCTTGAAGAGGCCAACAAAGGCACCATCTTCCTCGACGAAATAGGCGAGATGCCGATGGAGCTGCAGGCCAAACTGCTACGGGTACTCGAAACCCGCGAGTTTTATAAAGTAGGTGACGCTAAGCCTGTGAAAGTCAATATCCGCATTATCGCCGCCACCAACCGCAACCTGGAAACGGAAATAGAGCAGGGTCACTTTCGGGCGGACCTGTATTACCGCCTCTCGTCCTTCACCATTAAACTGCCTTCGCTTAACGAGCGGAGGAAAGACATTCCGCAGCTGGCCCATTTCTTCATTTCCTCCCTGGCACCCAAGCTGAACAAACACGTAGAGGGTATGAGCGAACCGTTTATGACCGCGTTGCAACACCACCACTGGAAAGGCAACATCCGCGAACTGCGCAACGTCATCGAGCGCGCAATCATCCTGGCCGATAGTGCTACCCTGGAGCCGGTAGACCTGCCCATCGATTTCCATTGGGAGCAGCATCCCGGAACGGGCAACGGCTTCAAACTGGCCGACGTCGAGAAACAGCACATCATCAAAACCCTGCAACACACCAAAGGCAATAAAACCAAAGCCGCCGAGCTGTTGGATATCGGCCTCACCACCCTTTACAACAAACTCAAAGAGTACAGTATCCATTCTTAG
- a CDS encoding ferritin-like domain-containing protein, with the protein MATKTASKSTKATNGRSTTARSTPARSTAKKSMTSEMENSKFHELFVEQLKDIYWAEKHLVKALGKMQKAATTAELVDCISEHVEVTKGQVERLEQIFELLGKKPQGKKCPAMEGLIEEGEEVIADTEADSMVRDAGIIIASQKIEHYEIASYGCLRTLAQKMGHDEIADLLQQTLDEEKEADTLLTSVAENNVNEEALSE; encoded by the coding sequence ATGGCCACCAAAACAGCTTCAAAAAGCACCAAGGCAACTAACGGACGCAGCACAACTGCACGCTCTACCCCTGCTCGCAGCACTGCTAAAAAGAGCATGACGAGCGAAATGGAGAACTCCAAATTTCACGAATTGTTTGTAGAGCAACTGAAAGACATTTACTGGGCAGAGAAACATCTCGTAAAAGCGCTCGGTAAAATGCAGAAAGCGGCTACTACAGCGGAACTGGTAGATTGCATTTCCGAACACGTAGAAGTAACTAAAGGCCAGGTAGAGCGCCTGGAGCAAATCTTCGAACTGTTGGGTAAAAAACCTCAGGGCAAAAAATGTCCGGCAATGGAAGGTCTTATCGAAGAAGGTGAAGAAGTAATTGCAGACACAGAAGCGGATTCTATGGTGCGCGACGCCGGCATCATCATCGCCTCCCAGAAAATTGAGCACTACGAGATCGCCTCTTACGGCTGCCTGCGTACCCTCGCTCAGAAAATGGGTCACGATGAAATCGCAGACCTGCTGCAGCAAACACTCGACGAAGAAAAAGAAGCAGACACTTTGCTTACCAGCGTGGCAGAGAACAATGTAAACGAAGAAGCATTATCTGAATAA
- a CDS encoding response regulator: protein MNKFGLTGKKSILIADDDADDREMLKAAFEESEVKQPLCFVENGEELLLFLKRKGKYADDLKYPFPHIVLLDLNMPKKDGREALHEIKTDKALKTLPVVVLTTSTEEKDILKTYELGVNSYVIKPVTYKGLVEFTRVFQRYWLDISELPYITG from the coding sequence ATGAATAAATTTGGCTTAACTGGTAAAAAGAGCATACTTATTGCTGATGATGATGCGGACGATCGGGAAATGCTGAAGGCTGCGTTTGAAGAAAGCGAGGTAAAGCAGCCATTGTGTTTTGTAGAGAACGGAGAGGAACTGCTTTTGTTCCTGAAACGAAAGGGTAAATATGCCGACGATCTCAAGTATCCCTTTCCTCATATCGTGTTGTTAGATTTGAATATGCCAAAGAAAGACGGTCGGGAAGCACTACATGAAATTAAGACAGATAAAGCACTTAAGACATTACCAGTGGTCGTGCTGACCACATCTACCGAAGAAAAAGACATTTTAAAAACTTACGAACTGGGCGTGAACAGCTATGTAATAAAACCGGTTACCTATAAGGGACTGGTGGAATTTACCCGGGTATTTCAACGCTACTGGCTCGATATTTCAGAACTACCTTATATAACAGGATGA
- a CDS encoding hybrid sensor histidine kinase/response regulator, whose product MTEELVHILMIDDDEDDYFLVSSLLDDVSPGQYKVDWAGTYNEGIAAIATRQHDIYLIDYRLGQYTGIDILRHFQQINYKAPVIILTGKGDYSIDKEAMTAGASDYLVKGEITAPVLERTVRYVLDEFRHLRAIAESERKYFGIFEKSHDLILLADCDKKIIDANPAALRKLEYSKDELLHLHMQDLFLEKEQGVEFVEEICKEDAITHIEYIFKSKSGNRLDVLVNANMLDEENQVFLCVAEDITQRKREEMEKRQQEKFVISGRIARVIAHEVRNPLTNILLAISQFKVEPISPNPEESSVYLDIVERNCHRINQLVTELLQSTRMMDLHPESVFANQLLIKTLEHAQDRLQLNGIKVEKNFMRPDVILQLDVDKMIIALLNIVINAIEAMKPNEGELTLTTYLEKDKVCIRIKDNGIGIPEENKARLFEPFFTDKTKGTGLGLTSTQNIILNHKGSIHVESAPGKGTEFVILLPQQ is encoded by the coding sequence ATGACAGAAGAATTAGTACACATCTTGATGATCGACGACGATGAGGACGATTATTTTCTCGTAAGCAGCCTTCTCGACGATGTATCCCCCGGCCAGTACAAAGTAGACTGGGCCGGCACCTATAACGAAGGCATTGCAGCCATCGCCACCCGTCAGCACGATATTTACCTGATCGATTACCGGTTGGGGCAGTATACGGGTATCGACATTCTCCGCCACTTTCAGCAAATTAACTACAAGGCGCCGGTAATAATCCTTACAGGTAAAGGCGATTACTCCATCGATAAAGAAGCAATGACGGCGGGCGCCTCGGATTATCTTGTAAAAGGTGAAATTACCGCACCCGTGCTGGAACGTACGGTACGTTATGTACTCGACGAGTTCCGCCACCTGCGCGCCATTGCAGAAAGTGAGCGTAAGTACTTTGGTATATTTGAAAAGTCGCATGACCTCATCCTGCTGGCAGACTGCGACAAAAAGATCATCGACGCCAACCCGGCGGCGCTGCGTAAACTGGAATACAGTAAGGACGAGCTGCTGCATCTGCATATGCAGGACCTTTTCCTGGAAAAAGAGCAGGGAGTGGAGTTCGTAGAAGAAATCTGTAAAGAAGACGCCATCACACACATCGAATACATCTTTAAGAGCAAATCAGGCAACCGGCTGGATGTGTTGGTGAATGCCAACATGCTCGATGAGGAGAACCAGGTGTTCCTTTGTGTGGCAGAAGATATTACCCAGCGTAAGCGTGAGGAGATGGAGAAGCGGCAGCAGGAAAAATTTGTGATCTCCGGCCGTATTGCGCGTGTCATTGCACACGAAGTACGTAACCCGCTTACCAACATCCTGCTGGCCATCAGCCAGTTTAAGGTAGAACCGATATCGCCCAACCCGGAGGAAAGCAGTGTATACCTCGACATCGTAGAGCGTAACTGCCATCGCATCAACCAGCTGGTAACAGAACTGCTGCAAAGCACTCGTATGATGGACCTGCATCCGGAATCGGTGTTTGCCAACCAGTTGCTGATCAAAACCCTGGAACATGCGCAAGACCGCCTGCAACTGAACGGCATCAAGGTAGAGAAAAACTTTATGCGCCCCGATGTAATCCTGCAGCTGGACGTTGATAAGATGATCATCGCCCTGCTCAACATCGTGATTAACGCGATAGAGGCCATGAAGCCGAACGAAGGAGAACTTACGCTCACCACTTACCTGGAGAAGGATAAAGTTTGCATCCGCATTAAAGATAACGGCATCGGCATCCCCGAAGAAAATAAGGCGCGCCTTTTCGAGCCGTTCTTTACGGACAAAACGAAAGGTACGGGGTTGGGACTAACTTCTACCCAAAACATCATCCTCAACCACAAAGGTTCTATTCATGTGGAAAGCGCCCCGGGCAAGGGGACGGAGTTCGTGATACTCCTTCCGCAACAATAA
- a CDS encoding sensor histidine kinase, whose translation MHSALHKKVRFGFYVAFIIIIAASIFSYLVAKNLVENANMSSHTIEVSRRLEVITKELKAAEAAVRGYNLTGDSSFLQPGMEERNRIIEDEYRLLRRITADHPAQQRHLDTLKELLDIKYYQLLESQRHRTTNLTAKTAVRQGEISMDRIDKKVGDMTHIEQTILKQRQQNFQFFSNLWVPVLLIVSLFAIFLGVYSYVVLNKEFRLQLHIEARMRNYQRELQDNIALLNKSNLELEQFAYVASHDLQEPLRKISTFSDRLQLKYKEHLPDEAAQLLERMVSAVGRMRVLINDLLQFSRAGRISPETIEPLDLNALMTEVLTDLDVGLQEKQAKVQVDQLPVVEGSHTSLQQLFQNLISNSIKFSHPARPLQINIKSETIKGRDTGFAKENKWDDNFVRITVEDNGIGFEQEYAERIFLIFQRLHGMSEYQGTGIGLAICKKIVDTHHGHITAMGSPGNGATMIVVLPFKQKWDE comes from the coding sequence ATGCATAGCGCGCTTCATAAAAAAGTAAGGTTCGGGTTCTACGTAGCGTTCATCATTATTATCGCTGCCTCTATCTTTTCCTACCTGGTTGCTAAAAACCTGGTGGAGAATGCAAACATGTCCAGTCACACGATTGAAGTGTCGCGACGGCTGGAGGTGATTACCAAAGAACTAAAAGCGGCCGAAGCAGCCGTAAGAGGCTACAACCTTACCGGCGACAGTAGCTTTCTGCAACCGGGCATGGAGGAACGCAACCGCATTATCGAAGACGAATACCGGCTACTGCGCCGCATCACGGCCGACCATCCCGCACAGCAACGCCACCTCGATACACTGAAAGAACTGCTGGACATTAAATACTACCAGTTGCTGGAATCGCAACGCCACCGTACCACCAACCTGACTGCAAAAACGGCGGTGCGGCAGGGCGAAATAAGCATGGACCGCATCGATAAGAAAGTAGGGGACATGACGCACATCGAACAAACGATCCTGAAGCAACGCCAGCAAAACTTCCAGTTCTTTTCCAACCTGTGGGTGCCTGTACTGCTCATCGTATCGCTGTTCGCGATATTCCTGGGCGTTTATTCCTACGTAGTATTAAATAAGGAGTTCCGGTTACAGTTACATATAGAAGCACGCATGCGCAACTATCAGCGGGAGCTGCAGGATAATATTGCCCTGTTAAACAAAAGCAACCTGGAACTGGAGCAGTTTGCCTACGTGGCCTCCCATGACTTGCAGGAGCCGCTGCGTAAAATATCCACCTTCAGCGACCGGTTACAGCTGAAATATAAAGAACACCTGCCGGACGAGGCCGCCCAGTTATTAGAGAGGATGGTGAGCGCGGTGGGCCGCATGCGCGTACTGATCAACGACCTGCTGCAGTTTTCACGCGCCGGCCGCATATCACCCGAAACCATTGAACCGCTGGACCTGAATGCTTTGATGACGGAGGTGCTCACCGACCTGGACGTGGGCTTACAGGAAAAGCAGGCAAAGGTGCAGGTTGACCAGCTGCCTGTTGTTGAAGGCAGCCACACCTCCCTACAGCAGCTGTTTCAGAACCTGATATCTAACTCGATCAAATTTTCACATCCGGCCAGGCCACTGCAGATCAATATAAAAAGCGAAACTATAAAAGGCCGCGACACTGGCTTTGCCAAAGAAAATAAGTGGGATGATAACTTTGTGCGCATCACCGTGGAAGACAACGGGATTGGCTTTGAACAGGAGTATGCCGAACGCATCTTCCTCATCTTTCAACGCCTGCACGGCATGAGCGAATACCAGGGTACCGGCATCGGGCTGGCCATCTGCAAAAAGATCGTTGACACGCACCATGGGCACATTACCGCGATGGGTAGTCCGGGCAATGGCGCAACGATGATTGTTGTTTTACCTTTTAAACAGAAATGGGATGAATAA
- a CDS encoding Ku protein, translating into MRSIWTGTLGFGLVNIPVKLYSAVQDSHIDLDMLDKKDHSKIRFQRINEKTGKEVAWGNIVKAYNLNDEYVVLDDADFEAASPKKSKMIEIESFVQLEEIDDIYFESAYFVEPDKGGGKAYQLLLQTLEKTQKAGFCRFVLRSQENLAIVRPRENYLLLQRLRFGDEVRTGEELNLPTNVKINKKEVDMATKLVDEYTESFDITKYKDEYTAELMKIIKAKASGKKRPVKKMKVVHTRSTDLLDQLKASLGSGKKRVS; encoded by the coding sequence ATGCGATCCATCTGGACAGGCACCCTCGGCTTCGGCCTTGTTAACATCCCCGTAAAACTTTACAGCGCTGTGCAGGATAGTCACATCGACCTGGACATGCTGGACAAAAAAGACCACAGCAAGATCCGCTTCCAGCGCATCAATGAGAAAACCGGGAAGGAAGTAGCCTGGGGCAACATTGTAAAAGCATACAACCTTAACGACGAATACGTAGTACTGGACGACGCCGACTTTGAGGCCGCCAGTCCTAAAAAGAGCAAGATGATCGAGATAGAATCCTTCGTACAGCTGGAGGAGATTGACGACATTTACTTCGAGAGCGCCTATTTCGTAGAGCCGGACAAAGGCGGTGGAAAGGCTTACCAGTTGCTGCTGCAGACCCTGGAAAAAACGCAGAAGGCCGGCTTTTGCCGCTTCGTACTCCGCAGCCAGGAGAACCTGGCGATCGTTCGTCCGCGCGAAAACTACCTGCTGTTACAGCGCCTCCGCTTTGGCGACGAGGTGCGTACCGGCGAGGAATTGAATTTACCTACTAATGTGAAAATCAATAAGAAAGAAGTGGATATGGCCACCAAACTGGTGGACGAGTACACCGAATCTTTCGACATTACGAAGTATAAGGACGAGTACACCGCTGAGCTGATGAAGATCATCAAGGCAAAAGCGAGCGGCAAAAAACGTCCGGTTAAAAAAATGAAAGTAGTGCATACCCGCAGCACCGACCTGCTCGACCAGCTGAAGGCCAGTTTGGGCAGTGGTAAAAAGCGGGTGTCGTAG